The Prochlorococcus marinus str. MIT 1214 sequence GAGAGTATTTACTCTTCTCTAATTGTTCTACTGCTAAAGTGCATATTGAGGAGGATTCTTTCTTTTCACTAAAAGAAATTAAACCGTGATTGAACTCTACTTTAGACTCTAGTTTTACTTCGATTAAATGGTTTTGTGCTGAATTATTATTACCAGTGATAATTTGTAAAAGATCTAATTTTGCTCCCTCTTCTATTAAGAGAAAGATTCTAGTTGAGAATGACTTTCCCTCTATTGATGGAATTACTATCTCTAATGATTGATTCAAATTACGTTTAACTTTTAAAGCTAGAAGCTCTGAGCTTGAGGCCTGATTAAGATATACTGAAATGTCATTTTTTATATTAGTTGAATTAACTACTTTGCCAAGATTATCTTCAATTTCTTTGTTGTTCAGCTTCTCAATTCCATTAGGCAGATGAATATCAAAAATTGGATTTTTATTAGGGTTAATGATAATTCTTTCTCTGTTTTTGTCCTTTTCAGGAAATATAGATTTAATAGCTTCGCTATCGATAATTGTTGGTAACGATAAAAAACTGTTTAACTTATTGAGGTTGGATAATCGCCATGCTTCATCTTCCTTAGAGGGCATCCCTTTCTCCAATAGAAATTCTCGTCCTATTGATTGTTCGTTTTTTAAATCACCTTCAGTTGGCGGCAGAGAGTCAAGCCATTGTTGGCAAATAGTTGATGATTTCATTTTGCCATTTCCTGCTCTTTGGTATTTTTGTCAATAAAGTCATATCCAGATTTCTCAAGGTCAAGGGCTAGTTCTTTGTTGCCAGTTTTTATTATTTTTCCATCAGCCATTATGTGTACAAAGTCAGGAGTAATTTCATTGAGCAGTCTTTGATAATGGGTGATTAAAATTGTTGCAGAATTTGGGCGCGCGAGTCTATTGATCCCAGATGCAACAATTCTCAGAGCATCAATATCAAGTCCTGAGTCAGTTTCATCGAGTATTGATATGACCGGCTCAAGAAGAGCCATTTGAAGAATCTCGTTGCGTTTTTTCTCTCCGCCAGAAAAACCTTCATTTACGCTTCTTTCTAGAAAGACTGCATCCATTTCAACTATTTTCAATCTTTCTTTTACTAGATCTTCGAATTCAAAAGTATCTAATTCACTTTTAAGTAATTCTTTTCTTCTTGAATTGGTTGCAACTCTTAAGAACTCGAGATTACTAACACCTGGAATTTCTACTGGGTATTGGAAACCAAGAAAAATACCAATTCTTGCTCTTTCCTCAGGTTCTAGCTCAAGAATATCCTTACCTTTAAATTGTATAGATCC is a genomic window containing:
- the sufD gene encoding Fe-S cluster assembly protein SufD; its protein translation is MKSSTICQQWLDSLPPTEGDLKNEQSIGREFLLEKGMPSKEDEAWRLSNLNKLNSFLSLPTIIDSEAIKSIFPEKDKNRERIIINPNKNPIFDIHLPNGIEKLNNKEIEDNLGKVVNSTNIKNDISVYLNQASSSELLALKVKRNLNQSLEIVIPSIEGKSFSTRIFLLIEEGAKLDLLQIITGNNNSAQNHLIEVKLESKVEFNHGLISFSEKKESSSICTLAVEQLEKSKYSLHSIHHGWDYARFEPRIIQSEGEASTIIKGLQVTKSKEQIATHSLIRFEGPNGKLDQLQKAVASEYSHCIFNGSIEVPQKAQKTEASQLSRNLLLSKRARIDTKPELEIVADDVRCTHGATVSQLQDEELFYLLSRGIDTKHANSLLLKGYFDEVISHLPKSAGKWNFIEKLIQDIEK
- the sufC gene encoding Fe-S cluster assembly ATPase SufC — translated: MISSTSETILSIEDLHASVEDQEILHGVNLVVKEGEIHAIMGRNGSGKSTLSKVIAGHPSYKVLSGSIQFKGKDILELEPEERARIGIFLGFQYPVEIPGVSNLEFLRVATNSRRKELLKSELDTFEFEDLVKERLKIVEMDAVFLERSVNEGFSGGEKKRNEILQMALLEPVISILDETDSGLDIDALRIVASGINRLARPNSATILITHYQRLLNEITPDFVHIMADGKIIKTGNKELALDLEKSGYDFIDKNTKEQEMAK